One stretch of Candidatus Bathyarchaeota archaeon DNA includes these proteins:
- a CDS encoding class I SAM-dependent methyltransferase has protein sequence MRRIIENLYFYLPFSRINVVWQKLDKQKSHTILDVGCGIGLPMRGLRKHQKFSTVGIDLLLPHLKECHQMRVHDDYILCDARFLPIRKKTFDIVLCLELIEHLPKNDSEMLMNKIEEIARIQVIISTPVGFHHGKSGWTPIEFEQKGYKLRGITGLRCLNNEMCKSTFLQQSIVFNLISYLSNFLAYFVPNFAHCMLAVKKAGATGLGRKDYEKRAHVGR, from the coding sequence GTGCGTAGAATAATAGAGAATTTGTATTTTTATCTACCTTTTTCAAGGATAAATGTTGTTTGGCAGAAACTTGACAAACAAAAATCGCATACAATCCTAGACGTAGGGTGTGGGATTGGTCTTCCTATGAGGGGGCTAAGAAAACATCAGAAGTTCTCTACAGTAGGTATAGACTTGCTTTTGCCACACTTGAAGGAATGCCACCAAATGAGAGTTCACGATGACTACATTCTCTGCGATGCACGGTTTCTACCTATCCGAAAGAAGACGTTTGACATAGTTCTGTGCTTAGAATTAATCGAACACCTACCAAAGAACGATAGTGAAATGTTAATGAATAAGATTGAAGAAATTGCACGCATTCAGGTTATAATATCTACTCCTGTTGGGTTTCATCATGGAAAATCGGGTTGGACTCCGATTGAGTTTGAACAGAAAGGATATAAACTTAGAGGAATAACTGGTTTACGTTGCTTGAACAACGAGATGTGCAAATCAACCTTTCTTCAGCAGAGTATAGTTTTTAATCTCATATCCTACTTGTCAAATTTCCTTGCCTATTTTGTCCCAAATTTTGCCCATTGCATGCTTGCCGTTAAAAAAGCGGGGGCTACGGGGCTTGGAAGAAAGGACTATGAAAAACGCGCGCACGTAGGAAGATAA
- a CDS encoding class I SAM-dependent methyltransferase — MDSASDARWRAAQNAERAHAHASFHSWKLEELRTHSHFFSQKFLLGSEFFNDKNILEVGCGPAVAIHGLGQAGLRLGIDPLAGELRHFYPNSTNNIRGMGEYLPFKDETFDVVLCVNVLDHVQNPFAVLKEMQRCLKRGGTLVLWLQTFHILRAIRKALSLVDAPHPHHFRDSDVSFMLQEIGYNIDYRRYERASLNSSISVIKQKLIISGLKSLLAILFLGLHESSYMCSKTS, encoded by the coding sequence ATGGATTCCGCTTCAGACGCAAGATGGAGAGCTGCACAAAATGCAGAGCGCGCGCATGCACATGCATCTTTCCACAGCTGGAAGCTAGAAGAGCTGAGAACTCATAGTCATTTTTTCTCACAAAAATTCCTGTTAGGCTCTGAATTCTTTAATGATAAGAACATCTTGGAAGTGGGGTGTGGTCCTGCAGTAGCGATTCATGGTCTTGGACAAGCGGGATTAAGGTTGGGAATCGATCCCCTCGCTGGTGAATTACGACACTTTTATCCAAATAGCACTAACAACATTCGAGGCATGGGTGAATACTTGCCTTTTAAAGATGAAACCTTTGATGTAGTGTTATGCGTTAATGTTCTGGACCATGTTCAAAATCCTTTCGCCGTATTAAAAGAAATGCAAAGATGTCTAAAAAGAGGGGGCACTCTAGTCTTATGGCTGCAAACATTTCACATTTTGAGGGCAATTAGAAAGGCGCTAAGTCTAGTCGATGCCCCTCACCCTCACCATTTTCGCGATAGCGATGTCTCTTTCATGCTTCAAGAGATAGGGTATAACATCGACTATCGTCGGTATGAAAGAGCTAGCTTGAACTCCTCAATTTCTGTAATCAAACAGAAGCTGATTATCTCTGGATTAAAATCCTTGCTCGCTATATTGTTTCTAGGGCTTCACGAATCTTCCTATATGTGTTCGAAGACCTCTTAG